GATATCCCTCAGCAGGGCTTCGTTGCGAGGCCATTGCCGCCCGGTTCGGCCATTGGCACTGACCGGATTGACAATGACCACCCAGGAAGGATTATCCGACGGATGATAGGCAGAGATCATAGTTTCTTATAAAGTACATCTGCGGATAACTGGATAGCATAGGAATTCCCTTTTGGGACGCAGATCGACGCAGATTGCCAGGATTTTGAATATAAAAGAATAATAAAGAATAGCTATCTGCGGGTATCGGCGAAAATCTGCGTCCTAATTTATCGATATCAGTTAAAGGTTCTGTAATGCCTGTCCGATTTTCCGTCCCAATTGAAAGGCAGCCGTGATCCCGGAAGCGTCCGGTACAAACTGGACCTTCAACCCCGGATCGATCAGGTCGAATTTCATTTCTTCTAATTCATTGTTGATCAATTTAACCGCCTCGCCGCTCCAGCCGTAGGACCCGAAGGCAGCGGCAATTTTTGGGTTGGGTCTCAGTCCTTTCATATAGCACAGAAAATCACTGACGGTTGGAAACAGCCCATTGTTCAGGGTCGGAGAACCGACCAGGACGGCCCCGGCATCCAGGATTTCGGTCATCACATCGCTGCGGTGATTGGCTCGAAGATGCATGGATTTGGCCTCAATCCCTTCCTGTCCCAAACCATCTACAATGGCTTCGGCCATTTTCCGGGTGCTTTCCCACATGGTATCATAGACGACGATGGCCTTTTTTTTGGGCTTTTGCCGGGCCCATTCCATGTAGGCCTTGATAATTTTTCCCGGATCCTTGCGCCAGATGATTCCGTGATCCGGACAGATGGTCTTCATAGACAAATTCATCTGGGTGACCTTTTCGAGCAACTGGAGGATTAAAGGGGCATAGAGCAGAAGGATGTTGGCAAAGTATTTGAGGGCATGAGGCATGATGGCCTCACCCATCTGGTCATCAAATCGCTCTACTCCGGCGTAATGTTGACCGAAGGCGTCGCTTGAAAAAAGGAGTTGGTCCTCCTTCAGGTAGGTGAACATGCTGTCAGGCCAATGAACCATACGGGTCTCCAAAAAGGTCAAGGTCCTTCGGCCTAACCGGAGTTCCCCACCGTTTTCCACCGGTTGGTAGTTCCATTTTTCCTGAAAATGGCGGGAGAGATTTTTAAGTCCCACCTTCGAGCAGTAGAGGGGTTTGTCTTCTCCGATTTTGTGCATGACCCGGGGCAGGCCCCCGGAATGGTCCATTTCAGTATGATTGCTGATCACGTAATCAATCTTTTTGGGGTCCATGATTTGGGAGATATTGGTCAGCAGTTGATCGGCGAATTCTTTTTTGACCGTATCAATCAAGGTTATTTTTTCATCCAGGATCAGGTAGGCATTATAGGTCGAACCCTCAGGGGTGGCGTAGCCATGGAAATCTCTCAGGTTCCAGTCAACTACCCCCACCCAGTAAATTCCTTTGATCACTTCTATTGGTGTCATGGTCATTACCTCTTATGGTTAGATTCGATAATAAAGTTTCAAGTTTCAAGTGTGAAAAACCTCTAACGGCTAAGGGCAATAGGCTATGGGCTATGGGCGAAAAAAAACATAAAATTGTTGGGTTACCTATTACCCCTGGCCTTTCGCCTTTTTTTAATTTATTTTCATGCTTCGTGGTGACCCAATGGGTCGTGAGGGTTTAATAAGGGCAGGGTTATTCTGACCACCGTTCCCTTCCCCTCTTCACTTTCCAGGTCCAGGGCGCCACCCGGATGGTCTTCGATAATTTTTTTTGAAACACTCAGGCCAAGGCCGGTGCCCCGGTGTTTTGTGGTAAAAAACGGGGTAAACAACTGCTCCCGATCTTTTTGGGGAATACCGGGGCCGTTATCGGAAATGGTGACTTCCACCTGATTGTCGATCCCTTTCGAATGGATGGCCAGGGTACCCCCATTTTCCAGGGCCTCCATGGCATTTCTGACCAGATTGAGGAAGACTTGCTTTAATTTTCCCGGGTCCCCTTCAACCATTAGAGGATCAGCAGCCGTCTTTAACCGGAGGGAGATATCCGCACTTTTGCAATCCTCCTTGGAAAGAGAATAGATTTCTTCCAAAAGGGTATTGATATTGATTGGTTCAAGGATCAGATTTTTTGGCCGATAGATCTCCCTGAGTTCCATGACCAGCTTCTCCAATCTTTGCACTTCATCGGCAATGACCTTTAATTTGGTCTGATTTTTTTCATCCCCGATGCTTCGAAGGAGTTGCCGGGCAAAGCCGCCGATCATGATCAAAGGGTTTTTGATCTCGTGGGTGATTTCCGCCACTAATTGGCCCAGGGCGGCCAGGCGTTCGGATTTGGAGACCTGTTCCTCAAGGATTTTGGTTTCGGTCAGATCCCGGATGATCCCTGTAAAAAAAAGTTTGCCCTCGATTTCCGATAAGGAAAAAGATATGGACAGGGGGAAGGGCTGTCCGTCTTTTCGATAGGCCAAAAATTCGGTCTGGTGGCCGAGCAGTTTGGATTCCCGGGTTTTTAGAAACCGGGCAACAGCCTCTTTGTGGCCCCTGGTACAGGTAGGTCCGAGGATTACCGCCAGGTCCTTCCCTAAAATTTCCTCCCGTGAATAGCCGAATATTTTTTCAGCGGCCTTGTTAATGATGATGACCTGGTGATGTTCATCAATGGTAACAAAACCCTCATTGGTATTCTCAATGGCCTCTTTAAGGATGGTCCATTCCCGTTCGGTACCGGAAGGTCTGACCGAATTTTTCATAGGAATATCGGCTTGTTCGTGAGGTCCATTTATTCCTGTTCAAACTTATCTTTGGTGGCCCCGCAAACCGGACAGGTCCAATCCTCGGGCAGGTCCTCAAATCGGGTTCCTGGTTTAACCCCATTGTCGGGGTCGCCATTGGCCGGATCGTAAACATAACCGCAAATCGAGCAGACATATCGATTCATTTTTTAATCGCCTTTCCTGATTTGAAAAAAACGGTCCAAGGTCCACGGTGTAAGGAATAAGGTTTTCCCTTGAACCTTAAACCTTGCGCCTTGTACCTTCGATATTAAGCTACCACCTCATAGCCGGCCTTTTTGATCTTTTCTTTAATCAGATCCTTATCCACCGGTTTGGTTTCATTAAAGGTAGCTTCGCCCTTGTCGAGATCGACCCTTACATCCTCCAGGCCTTCGATTTCTTTTAAGGCCTTGGTTGCTGCCATAACGCAATGCTGGCAGGACATGCCTTTGATTTTTATGGTGGTCATCATCATGCTCCTTTCACCTTAAACCTTCTTTTTATATAAGGGGGACATATCCCTTAAGGTTTGAACTACGGTTTTTAAAACCCCCAGGAACCGCTCTATATCGGCCTCAGCAGTTTCCTTTCCAAAGGTAATGACCAGGGTCCCCTGGGCATCAGCGAAGTCCCTGCCTATGGCCAAAAGGACATGGGAGGCCTGAAGTGCTCCGGCCGCACAGGCGGACCGGGTGGAGACCAGGATCTTTTCTTCATCCAGCATGAGGACAATTCCCTCACCTTCGATATATTGTATGGATACGGAAACCAGGTTAGGCAGGGAGAACTCAGGATGGCCGTTAAGAAAAATGTCTTCAATATTTTCCTGGAGACCCAGGATCAATTTCTTTTTAAGACCGAGGCAATGATTGATGCGGGATTCCAGGTCACGACCGGCCAACTCGGCCGCTTTTCCCATGCCGATGATTCCGATAAGATTCTCTGTACCGGCCCGTTTGTTGTTTTCCTGAACCCCTCCGTCCAGCAGCGGCCAGAGGCCCGTTCCGGAGCGGATATACAAGCCACCCACACCGGATGGACCATAAAATTGATTGGCTGAAAAACTCAGCAAATCCACGCCTAATTTTTGAACATCCATCGGCACCACGCCGACTGATGTAACGGCGTCACAATGAAAAGGGATTTTCTTTTCTCTGGTGATCCGGGCAATTTCTTCGATAGGCTGAATAGTGCCTATTTCATTATTGCTGTGCATGATAGTGACCAGGATGGTTTGATCGGTTATGGCCCGGGCCACCTCCGCGGGATCGATCCGGCCGTTTTCATCTACGGCCACCGAAGCGACCTTGTAATCCATCATCCGGAGCCGTCGGAGGGTCCTGAGAACGGCATTGTGTTCGATGTTGGAGGTAACAATGTGATTCCCTTTTTTAGCGTTGGCCAAAGCCACCCCTTTGATGGCCAGATTGATGGACTCGGTTCCCCCCGAGGTAAAGACGATCTCCTGAGTGGATGGGCTGTTGATCAAGCCGGCCACGGACTCCCGGGCCTTGGCCAGGGCCTCGGCGGCCTGGTCCCCCAACTGGTGCGGGCTGGAAGGATTTCCGTAATTGGTCCGAATGGCTTCAATCATGGCTTCCTGGACTTCCGGCAAAACAGGATTGGCTGAGAGATAATCAAGATTAATCAGTTTCATTAGGCACCTTCCTGGGGTTATTCTACTGGATTGTCTTTAAGCTTTTCCCGCAACTGGCACAAAAAGGCAGGTCTTCCTTGACTTCGATGTTACAATAAGGACAGTAACATTTACCGCCTTCTTCATGGCCATGATCGTGCTCATGCTTTTCTTCCCGCTTGGAGACCGGCCGGGTGATGCCGGCCTTTTTGTCTTCGTAGTTTTGAATGGCCAGGTGAAGGGCGTCGGCCCCCAGGTTGGAACAATGGAGTTTGTTTTTAGGCAGGCCTTCCAGGGCTTCCGCCACGGTTTTGTTGGTTATTTTCTTGGCCTCCTCTACGGTCTTGCCCTTGGCCATCTCGGTGAGCATGCTGGATACGGCAATGGCTGCCCCACAGCCGAAGGTCTTGAATTTGATGTCTTTGATCGTTTCTTCTTCGATCTTTAAGTAGATGGTCATCATGTCACCACATAGGGGATTGCCCACTTCCCCGATCCCGTCGGCAT
This genomic stretch from Deltaproteobacteria bacterium harbors:
- a CDS encoding PAS domain S-box protein, producing the protein MKNSVRPSGTEREWTILKEAIENTNEGFVTIDEHHQVIIINKAAEKIFGYSREEILGKDLAVILGPTCTRGHKEAVARFLKTRESKLLGHQTEFLAYRKDGQPFPLSISFSLSEIEGKLFFTGIIRDLTETKILEEQVSKSERLAALGQLVAEITHEIKNPLIMIGGFARQLLRSIGDEKNQTKLKVIADEVQRLEKLVMELREIYRPKNLILEPININTLLEEIYSLSKEDCKSADISLRLKTAADPLMVEGDPGKLKQVFLNLVRNAMEALENGGTLAIHSKGIDNQVEVTISDNGPGIPQKDREQLFTPFFTTKHRGTGLGLSVSKKIIEDHPGGALDLESEEGKGTVVRITLPLLNPHDPLGHHEA
- a CDS encoding heavy-metal-associated domain-containing protein; translated protein: MTTIKIKGMSCQHCVMAATKALKEIEGLEDVRVDLDKGEATFNETKPVDKDLIKEKIKKAGYEVVA
- the nifU gene encoding Fe-S cluster assembly scaffold protein NifU, giving the protein MYSSTVMDHFKNPRNVGEIENADGIGEVGNPLCGDMMTIYLKIEEETIKDIKFKTFGCGAAIAVSSMLTEMAKGKTVEEAKKITNKTVAEALEGLPKNKLHCSNLGADALHLAIQNYEDKKAGITRPVSKREEKHEHDHGHEEGGKCYCPYCNIEVKEDLPFCASCGKSLKTIQ
- a CDS encoding cysteine desulfurase; this translates as MKLINLDYLSANPVLPEVQEAMIEAIRTNYGNPSSPHQLGDQAAEALAKARESVAGLINSPSTQEIVFTSGGTESINLAIKGVALANAKKGNHIVTSNIEHNAVLRTLRRLRMMDYKVASVAVDENGRIDPAEVARAITDQTILVTIMHSNNEIGTIQPIEEIARITREKKIPFHCDAVTSVGVVPMDVQKLGVDLLSFSANQFYGPSGVGGLYIRSGTGLWPLLDGGVQENNKRAGTENLIGIIGMGKAAELAGRDLESRINHCLGLKKKLILGLQENIEDIFLNGHPEFSLPNLVSVSIQYIEGEGIVLMLDEEKILVSTRSACAAGALQASHVLLAIGRDFADAQGTLVITFGKETAEADIERFLGVLKTVVQTLRDMSPLYKKKV
- a CDS encoding flavodoxin domain-containing protein — translated: MTPIEVIKGIYWVGVVDWNLRDFHGYATPEGSTYNAYLILDEKITLIDTVKKEFADQLLTNISQIMDPKKIDYVISNHTEMDHSGGLPRVMHKIGEDKPLYCSKVGLKNLSRHFQEKWNYQPVENGGELRLGRRTLTFLETRMVHWPDSMFTYLKEDQLLFSSDAFGQHYAGVERFDDQMGEAIMPHALKYFANILLLYAPLILQLLEKVTQMNLSMKTICPDHGIIWRKDPGKIIKAYMEWARQKPKKKAIVVYDTMWESTRKMAEAIVDGLGQEGIEAKSMHLRANHRSDVMTEILDAGAVLVGSPTLNNGLFPTVSDFLCYMKGLRPNPKIAAAFGSYGWSGEAVKLINNELEEMKFDLIDPGLKVQFVPDASGITAAFQLGRKIGQALQNL
- a CDS encoding rubredoxin; its protein translation is MNRYVCSICGYVYDPANGDPDNGVKPGTRFEDLPEDWTCPVCGATKDKFEQE